From a single Arvicanthis niloticus isolate mArvNil1 chromosome 19, mArvNil1.pat.X, whole genome shotgun sequence genomic region:
- the Lrrc70 gene encoding leucine-rich repeat-containing protein 70: MMAWHKVTTSGKPLENIVPESSTIWEPIRPSPASRPFQESTLGNALEMTEVVPVQTQLTSVTLNSEKNTALPIDASSVSGKTSLICTQEAETLNEAFDFLLAFFILACVLIIFLIYKVIQFKQKLKALEDSVENRLEYYSFYQSARYNVTASVCHTSPDSLESPGLQQIGLDKQTVPENGAQVILFEHSAL; this comes from the coding sequence ATGATGGCCTGGCATAAAGTAACCACGAGTGGGAAACCTTTGGAAAACATTGTGCCTGAGAGCAGTACCATCTGGGAACCGATCCGCCCTTCCCCGGCCAGTAGACCTTTTCAAGAGAGTACACTTGGTAATGCACTGGAGATGACTGAGGTTGTACCTGTGCAGACACAACTCACTTCTGTTACCTTGAACTCGGAGAAAAACACTGCTCTACCAATTGATGCCTCTTCTGTGTCAGGAAAAACATCTCTAATCTGTACCCAAGAAGCTGAGACGTTGAATGAGGCCTTTGACTTTTTGCTAGCTTTTTTCATCTTAGCTtgtgttttaatcatttttttgaTCTACAAAGTTATTCAgtttaaacaaaaactaaaggCACTAGAAGACTCAGTGGAAAATAGACTTGAGTATTACAGCTTTTATCAGTCAGCAAGGTACAATGTAACTGCCTCGGTTTGTCACACCTCCCCGGATTCTCTGGAAAGTCCTGGCTTGCAGCAAATTGGACTGGATAAACAAACTGTTCCTGAAAATGGGGCACAAGTCATTCTCTTTGAACATTCTGCTTTATGA